A window of the Radiobacillus deserti genome harbors these coding sequences:
- a CDS encoding low molecular weight protein arginine phosphatase, with amino-acid sequence MRILFVCTGNTCRSPMAEALLKKRRPDFEVQSAGIFAGFGQRPSQGSVDALSAKGISLEHQSQPVTPDTLHWAEIVLTMTTQHKQSLVAQFPNYYDKIYTLKEYVLEDNSDAWEQLKKAYATLEEKRANILNKEGNFLRNEQMYDKLSTEIEEIQRLESSLPNLDISDPFGGSLSVYQETLAEIEQYIDLLIKKIDNQ; translated from the coding sequence ATGAGGATTTTATTTGTTTGTACAGGGAATACGTGTAGAAGTCCGATGGCAGAAGCATTATTAAAAAAGAGACGCCCCGATTTTGAGGTTCAATCTGCAGGGATATTTGCTGGATTCGGTCAGCGACCTTCACAAGGATCTGTTGATGCATTATCCGCGAAAGGTATATCCCTAGAGCATCAATCTCAACCGGTTACACCCGACACCCTACATTGGGCGGAAATCGTCTTAACGATGACGACACAGCATAAGCAATCATTAGTAGCTCAATTCCCGAACTATTATGATAAAATTTATACATTGAAAGAATATGTACTAGAAGATAACTCCGATGCTTGGGAGCAATTAAAAAAAGCCTATGCTACACTTGAAGAAAAGCGTGCGAACATCTTAAATAAAGAAGGTAATTTCCTAAGGAATGAGCAAATGTATGATAAACTAAGTACGGAAATAGAAGAGATACAACGTCTTGAAAGTAGCTTGCCTAACTTGGACATTTCTGACCCATTCGGTGGCAGTCTGTCCGTTTATCAAGAGACGTTAGCGGAAATAGAACAGTATATAGATTTACTTATTAAAAAAATCGATAATCAATAA